A window from Leptothermofonsia sichuanensis E412 encodes these proteins:
- a CDS encoding HAD-IA family hydrolase encodes MSVSYFTIPLNGSNLRKIYNDLLTKGVRKAGQKGDGKVIIFDFDGTIADSFELVLAISNRLASEFGYSPALPEDVRRLKNLSSREILQQAKVPFFRLPFLLRRLRLELNREISTLNPIPGIKEALQELKQQGHLLGIVTSNSVENVAAFLAVQEMEHLFDFIGSGLTLFGKGKVIQRILKQQQLDPAMVIYVGDETRDIEAARKIQIQVIAVSWGFNSREVLAEQKPDFLISHPSQLIEVVRGESPGVER; translated from the coding sequence ATGTCTGTATCTTATTTTACCATTCCCCTAAATGGTTCTAACTTAAGAAAGATTTATAATGATCTCCTGACAAAAGGGGTGAGGAAAGCGGGGCAGAAGGGGGACGGAAAAGTCATCATCTTTGACTTTGATGGGACGATCGCTGACTCATTTGAGCTGGTTCTTGCTATCAGTAACCGCCTGGCATCAGAATTTGGCTATTCTCCAGCTTTGCCAGAGGATGTCAGGCGCTTAAAAAACCTGAGTTCCAGAGAGATTCTGCAACAGGCGAAGGTTCCCTTCTTTCGGTTGCCCTTTCTGTTGCGGCGGTTGCGCCTTGAATTAAACCGCGAAATTTCTACACTCAACCCGATCCCTGGGATCAAAGAGGCTTTGCAAGAACTGAAGCAGCAGGGGCACTTACTGGGAATCGTGACCTCTAACTCGGTTGAAAATGTGGCCGCGTTCCTGGCCGTTCAGGAAATGGAGCATTTGTTTGACTTTATTGGCTCCGGCCTGACGCTGTTTGGTAAAGGAAAGGTGATTCAACGCATTCTGAAACAGCAACAGTTGGACCCGGCAATGGTGATTTATGTCGGGGATGAAACCAGAGATATTGAAGCCGCAAGAAAAATCCAGATTCAGGTGATCGCGGTCAGTTGGGGGTTCAACTCCCGCGAGGTTCTGGCTGAACAAAAACCTGACTTTCTCATCAGTCACCCCAGTCAGTTGATAGAGGTGGTGAGGGGGGAATCGCCGGGGGTTGAACGTTAA
- the pirA gene encoding arginine synthesis PII-interacting regulator PirA — protein sequence MHTLTATEAKHMKLSYRGVHYEQNPLSLEVTEGEILGKYRGANWRCHTLQEMPVPQPDRILKYRGVAYHTNQRVGACQTVAQSDRPRVIKPITVTSSLNTRKRLEETHRENLRRNLERRLQAARSRGDQHLINILEAESRELLV from the coding sequence ATGCACACCCTAACAGCAACCGAGGCGAAACATATGAAACTCTCCTATCGCGGCGTTCATTACGAGCAAAATCCTTTAAGTTTGGAAGTAACTGAAGGCGAGATTTTAGGCAAATATCGTGGAGCGAACTGGCGTTGTCACACTCTCCAGGAGATGCCAGTGCCCCAGCCTGATAGGATACTGAAATATCGTGGCGTTGCTTACCACACTAATCAAAGAGTTGGAGCCTGTCAAACGGTCGCCCAATCTGACAGGCCCAGGGTAATTAAACCGATCACAGTTACCAGTTCTCTAAATACCCGCAAGCGGCTGGAAGAAACCCACCGCGAAAATCTGCGGCGCAATCTGGAGCGTCGCTTGCAGGCTGCAAGAAGTCGAGGCGATCAACACCTGATTAATATCCTGGAAGCCGAATCCAGAGAGCTATTGGTTTAA
- a CDS encoding SRPBCC family protein, translated as MSDWLEHTVQIEIDAPIDLVWSLWADLEQMPRWMKWIESVNILEEDPKLSRWKLASGGLNFTWVSREIKLIQNQILQWESVDGLPNRGAIRFYDRGEAGSIIKMSVAYAAPGFLFQLMDKLFLGRIVESTLYADLERFRQYAMQVKVQQ; from the coding sequence ATGTCCGATTGGTTAGAACACACGGTTCAAATTGAAATTGATGCTCCCATCGATCTCGTATGGAGTTTGTGGGCAGATCTGGAACAGATGCCACGCTGGATGAAATGGATTGAATCGGTCAACATTTTAGAGGAAGATCCGAAACTATCACGCTGGAAGCTGGCTTCGGGCGGATTGAATTTTACCTGGGTGTCGCGTGAGATTAAGCTAATTCAAAACCAGATTTTGCAGTGGGAGTCGGTAGACGGCCTGCCCAACCGAGGGGCGATTCGTTTTTATGATCGCGGCGAAGCCGGTAGCATCATCAAAATGTCTGTTGCCTATGCAGCACCGGGCTTTTTATTTCAATTAATGGACAAATTATTCTTAGGACGAATTGTGGAATCGACACTTTACGCCGATCTGGAACGGTTTCGTCAGTACGCCATGCAGGTAAAAGTACAACAGTAA